From Osmerus mordax isolate fOsmMor3 chromosome 7, fOsmMor3.pri, whole genome shotgun sequence:
CTGTGCAGTCGCTACCCGCGGCCGACCTGCCACGCCCTGATTGGACCGGTCCTACAGCAGGGGCGGACTGGTATGCTGGTTATTGGTTGCATTGGTTAATAATACTTTTGCCATGGGCAAATATGGACTATTAGTCATTGATTTCTGCAGTAGTAAATACTCATGATCAATGTTGCTTTTCTGTGACTTCAGGCAGTGCACAGGCGGTGCTATTTAACAGACTCATTGAAGACTGCTTTGAGCCTCATTACAGATTGCTTCTGTTTGAGTAAGAAAACGTCAAGCTCAACTGTCCCATCTGCTCTATATATGGCATTGAATGACATCAGAATGTTTTTGTGCTGCATAGTTTAACAATGGCGGGCAGCTTCATGGGTGTTCTAAAGCCTCATTCTGCCTGTCTTCAGGATGACATTGAAAGTGGTGTGGAGCGAGGAACTTCTCACAGTCATCCACGGTTTGCTGGACTCAAAGGTCAAATGTTTAATTTGTATTTTAATAATTTCCATTCCATTTGAAATGAAGATATAAAGTAGAGGTGTAGTAAAACATTTATCATAACAGTAATCTTTAATAAAAACATACACCTCTCAAAATTCCTCATATTTTGCAACACTACTTATACACAAATTGACACTGATTATTCAACACAGCAAGGTGTGAATGTCATCCTGTAAGTTGTAGCTTCAGTCATTTTGTGCATTAACGTATTTTGTCTTTTTACTGCTACATTCAGCTCGGGCTAAATGAAGAACTATTCACACAATTCACTGAGCAGCTTAACAGCCAGGCCCATCTTTTCACCAAGTCCATGAAATTTGCCAAGATGATGCTGACTGTACTCACCAAATATAACAATCATGTAAGGACTGGAATTATGTCTATTTGTATAGTATTGCAATCTGCATCTGATATATACAGTTATTTACCAGTTTCTGATGAACTAACAATCCAGTTTATTCTGTTTTAGGTAACCTTAGCACACAAacagtctctctcctgctgcttgTCCTCAAGTGAAACTTTCTTGAAGAAGTCCCTCCAGGCTGCCTTGAAAAGGATCAGTCCCACATGAAATATGATGCTTTGTAATAAACAGATACAAAAGAATGACCAGTGTATAACGTTGGTTTGATGTTGGATATTCAGACACCTAAGTCACCTCTACTCCATGTTCACCCGAGGTTATAATCAGAATGCAACAATCTTTACACCTGGCCGAACAGTCAACGCATACAATTAGGAACCGTTAAACTACAGATTACAAATGTCAAGTCAATAGCTTTTCATCCACATGAACTATCAACATAAATCTGAATGTCaaagacattattaaaatattcAAGATGCATACTTGTCCCATAGCCATTGGTTTAATAACCACAGTATTTTAATATTTTGAAATGTAGgtgaaataattatttctatagCTCCTGGACAAAATTATTTCTAACATCTTTAACATGTGTTATAAATAATGGACAAAGTTGGCACAGGCTTTGGCTTACCTGCAAATACATTTATAGTTTACTATAAATGTTGCAAGATTGATAATTTACTACAGCTCTTCCACCATGTGACTGAAATTCAAATAATTTCTAGATTAGTCCATGAGAGACTGCACGTCTTTTGGgtttaatattttatttaaaaaaatgtcttCTGAAAAATCGTTAGATATTGTGGTTAGAATTTGTATTAGCTCTAACTAATATGAATCCCTCCATATTTACCTTAAaactttgagaaatgtgttgttAAAATGTCATAGATGTTGCCCTGCTACTGGAAGACTAAACAAAcaatagattaaaaaaaaaaagatcattTGTCCAAATAAGGATCAATAATCTAATTAGTCATACCCAATCTGTTTTCTTATAATATTTTGTACACAATGTAATGCACATCAAAACAAAGTTTGTGCTTTAAAAGACAATCTTAATGGCCAGGTTGGCTTCTTGCTCTTTGCCTGATAATTATCTTGTACAGCCCAGTTTCATCACATAACAAGATACCCTCAGACTCCTAAGCTGTGAGTGTACAAGCGATAGCAAACTGAGCTACTTTAAGTAGCTGTCCTAGTCCGGTTGGCCTGACTGGATTTCTTAATGGGATTATCTAAgactggagagacacagaacaaGAAAACACCACCTTCGGACTGACGGTAAGAAGTTACACGTCACTGCTTTCTTGGTAGAAATTCTGAATTGTGAATTTATTTCAGCTGATAAAAAAGTCAAAGTGAAGTTACTGTGGTTGAGTTCTCTTTGTCAAGAGGCTAGGAGACTGTTCTGCTGGAGTTTTCTATGGGCAAACAGGTAAATTAATAACTGCTCTTAAACATGGTCTCTTCAGTAATGTCAAAATGAGCTTTGGTTCTGACCTCTTCCACCAGCCTGCTGAGGGAACATCAGATTCAAGTGGCGATCAGACCAAGATGCCAGGCAGTGAGGACAGTGATGAAGGTACCAAAGAAAATTAGAACAATTCAGTCAGTCTTCAAATTCCGTTCAATCTTCTCAACTTGATTGTGTTGAGCACCTGATTCACAATAACACAGCAGTAGTTGTACCAAAGATAGAAATATTGTGGATTCAATACTAGTTACTGTAAACTTGAACCACTTGATTTCACTGTGTTGGATATATTGAGTAATATGACATGCGGTTGTCAACTTGTTTGCCAGAGTCGAGTCAAGAGGAACAGCCTGTGATACCATGGAATGAGTTGTCTATCTTAGAGCGTGTGGGCCTTGATGggtaatttttttaatttttatatcAGTTAAATAGCTATTGCAATAGTTACGTGTGACTAAATGAACAACAATTCATACTATAGTACAATACAGGTAAAAAACGTGTTTGTCCTTTTTTTGCTTTGGCAGTCATGGCAagataaacacaaaacacatataCATCACTGAATATCTTAAGTGAATtaataacaaataaaaaagttaatttaaaaTTACTAACAAAGAACTCTTTCACTCCATCACAGCATTGAGATGagtgaggatgaggtggaggtgaggtccACCACCTTTCACTTATTGCTTTTAGACATCTCGCTTTGGGGATGTAGTTCTTAAGTACCTTCTTAAGTCACCTTTTCCTATTCTCTGCCTCTACCATCAACACTGCTCCCCTACAGACAGCCTTCTCCCAGATTGCCCTGGCCTTCAGCAGTGACCAGTACACCCTGAAACAAAGGCTGCAGGCAGAAGAGCACGCACGCAACCTGGCTGAGGAGAACATCCAGTTGGAGCTGACCAGGGGGCGAGAGACCTTGGAGGTACgctcaccctaaccctagagACCCAGTAAGACGGGGAGTTGTCGTGGGACAGATGCAGCATCTTCTCTCCAGCTTGATGAGGGGGGAAGTGTTGTGAAACTGGAGTTTCCAAACTGGATACTTGTGAGGATCTAGCAATGATTGTTAGCATTCTCAGACTCCATCttgtttttgtctgtctgtgtgtatgtgtgtgtgtttacatcagaCACTGAAGGATCTCTGTCTGGATATGAAGCGCAGTACCATCCTCCAGAGACTGGAGTTGTGTCTAGACATCCTTGGAGGGACCGTGGAGCGGATCTCCAACACGGCTGAGGTTCTGGGAGCAGTGCATAAGGTCCAATTTTCCCTTCTGCCAGACCAACAACTTCATTCATATAATATGGTTTCAGAATTATCATCCTATTCAAAACAATTACACCATTGTCCCTGTATTATGTACCTCTTATGTCAACCCTGTATGTGTCTGCAAGTGGAAAAGAATTGTGAGGTAGAGAGCCATTGTTTGTGGAACCTGTGTTGTAGGAAGCCCGAGTGAGCCGAGCGGTGGAGCTCATGGTGGCTCATGTGGAGAACCTCAGAAGACGTCATGACAGAGACAtggctgagctggaggagacTAAGAAGCTTATACAGAAGAACCCCCGTCGACACTTCAGTGAAGCCAGGAGTATAGGTACTTCCTGCTAGGTTTATGTGACCGCTGACATGCTATGGTTTTGTGTTGACAGCGTGCTAATGCCTcatgtgattggttggtttagtGGCGGATGGTGGCGAGTTGAAACAGAAGGTTCATAAAAAGAATTCTCAGCAGGTAAGGATTTGACTGCTTTTACATTGCCACACCTCAATATGATACTTATGTGGCATTCAAGTCCTCCTGAATGTCAACTGAATATCCTGTTCATGTTTTCGTTTTATTTCTTCTTTTTGTGCTCTCTTTTAGAGCAACAGCAGGCGCCGGGTCAGTGTATCCGTCCTGTCCAAGCAGGTCCAGATCTGACGAGAAGTTTCATTCTCTTCACTCCAAAGTCAACCAGTTATAGCACATACAGTCCATGCATATTCTATACTTTTATAACACACTTATATTCTTCTTCCACAGGAGAAGAAAAAACGAGATAAGGAACTGAGGAAACAGTCCATGGAGGATTGTTCTAGCAGGAAGATATCCCTCTCAGCCCAATCAGAAGCGCAGAATCAAAGCTCAGATTCCAGCAGTGTGGCCATGGTGAAGACAGAAGATGGGGACTTTCCTCGGCTGGAGGATGGGTAACATTGAAAGGCTGCCATTATGTGTTCAGACAAACCTATCAGTGATCATTCAATAAGTGACCTATGTTTTTCAACAAATATGAACAAATATTATTGCCAGGCATTAAATACATACATCAATCAACCCTAACTAAACTTTTGCAGTAAACAAACATTACAATGTTGTTGAAAAATGTCTCTGACTGCAGACCACCAACACCAGAGTCCCAGATCAATCCAAGAGCACCAGATGATGCCACTTATGTGGAGGAAGTTTGTCCTTCACCAGCGGACCCCCTCAACCTTAACTCATGCAGCCTGACTGAAGAACCAAATGCAGGGGTcgccaaaaacaaacaaaacaactggtACATTATGGAATGACTGAGGTTTTGAATGTGTAATATGAAAAGACGTGTGGTAGACTCACACAGTACATACAGATCGTTTTAATTGGCTCTTGTTTGTTCTCTTGGGTACTGTTGGACTACTTTGGGTCTTGTTATGGGCTAATGTCCATAATGTTGTTTTTCAGCTCACCACTGAATTCTCTGCGACACAGACGCAGAGGCAAAACAATGCTGGAGAGGACAAGATGGGACAAGGACAAGAAGGGCGTAGAGTACAGACAGTTAACCTCAGAACAGTAAGCAACGTATTATGCTGCTATTAATTGTAAACAGCAAAGAGTAGCAGCATGGAGACAACCTTAGGTAACAGCATTTAGGTTGTTAACTGTGATATAGTGATATTCTCAAGTCCTTACGCTGTTGTCCCTTCCTCTGTTCAGGTGTGGTCCTATGTGCAGACATCGCCCCCTGGCTCACTGGCTGTATAGCTGTCGTTGGCTGCTTctctgtgtatacctgtgtgtgttttgctgtgtgATAACTTTGACTGTCTTTTTTTGGAATCTGCTTGGTCCCGCACTTTGGTAACCAACATGAAGGAGTACAGCTTTATTTCTTGCTTGCAAGATGCATCTCGATTGGACAGCTTTGTCCAATAAAAGGCATGTGAACTGTATGGAATTATTTTGAGGTTGCCTCGACAATGAAGGGCATACTGTAAATAGAAGCATGAACAATGTTATTGTTATTTTATATGAGATCAATCTTGGAGTGAAAATGGCGTTGTTCTTAGGGAAATATAAGGGTGTTACATTTGGCATGTATTAAAAACTGTGCACATTCCCATGTTGGTGTTAATCATAAATGTGCAAATAAGTACTTGTGTGTCCTTTGGATTTGGATCATTAcgaaataagtatttgaaagTATTCCAAGTATCTTTTTattataaatatacaaataatttCAAAAACAAAATACTAATTTAGTTTGTACCACTTGACATAGCTAACAGTGAAAACCTAAAAAACAATCAATCTTTCAAGGTTaatataaattaaaaaaacataggGGTTAAATAACATAAAGCTTATTCCATGTTATATTTCTCTAAAGGTTTTACTCTTAAGAAAGACAGAGCAATGCTAATACTAAAACAATTTCCAAGTTTTCAGTGATGAAGATAGGTTAAAAATATgcataaaaaaatgtttaaaataaTAGATAAATAAAGTGGAAATTATATTAGGAAAGGTCAAACTTTATTTGGAAACTTGGTGAACCACTTGTGCAAAATGTGTGCCAGCCACAAAGAAATCCTTCAGCTACAGACAGTATCTATGTCATCATCTGTGACAAGTTTATAAAACTTGTTACAACAACATCATATTCATCCTGTAGTAAAATATCTACCTGACTCaccagaaagaaaaagaaaacaagtcAATTTAAATTAACTGGCATACTGCCTTACATAGAAAAGTCCAAACCACTTCAAAACACAAAATATAAATAGGTCATCAGGGAAGAGATGCTTCTCATGGTACACTTGGGCCCACTCTGGGACATACAATCTCACAAAGAATCCATTGGCTccattataaatacagacatACATGCTGAGGGATCCTTGTGTAGTGTAGACTACATTACCCAGCATGCCACTCAGGGTGAGTCTGCCTGATTAGACCTGGCTCACTATCTCTGCATCCTCCTCTACAAACCACTGGACTGGAGTCCCGTCTGGTGCTCTTTGGAGAATCAACTTTCCTGGAATTTCCTGGAAGAAAAACAAGATTGACACTGTTAATTCACTCTGCAGATGCTTACCCTGGAAAGACTGGTTTGTGCGTCTGTAAAATGAATGGACTGTCACCTTGTTGAGTATGTGTTATGTGATATTATTCAGCATTGTATATCTTCTGTCAAACTCTGTGGCATGCACCAACCTGTTTGAAGGGGGGCAGGTGAGGTGAGATGGGGCTTGTCACCCTGAAGGAACCCTGGCGTTCCAGCATTCCTTGCCCCGACTTCTCAAACTGGTTCCGCTGGTGCCATGACTTGAGCTCGGCACACACCATGTCCCTGGGCAGTACCCGAAAGGCATGGTTCGGGTATTCCCTCAACGATGGGGTGCGGACCAACCTGGTGTACGGTGGCGGGGGCTTGTGCACCTTCTGGGGGGGGGCCGAGGGCCTGTCCTGCTGGGGATATGCTCTCTGCTGGTGGATGCGggccacagagggagggggagacatgtAAAGCTTCCTCACATCCAGATcctgaggggagcagggggagagaggactctcctccatcacagccctgcagtagctggggctggactggggctgGTTGTTCTTACTCAAAGTAGGACTAGGGTTGAAGGAGGAAGGACACACACTGTTCCGCGCTCCAAAATGGAATCCGTAAGGGGGTGGGCAGAGTTTGGGGATCTCCGTGGGGTGGTTGTCTCTGCTGGGAGAGCTGGCGTGGGAGGGGAGCGAGTGTTCGGAGCTGCTGTCCTCTGAGCTGGACTGGTAGAGGCGCTGCGGGGAGTACTCTGGGCTCCTCACCAAGACCTCTGGCACACGACGGCGCTGAGGCAGCCGGGCACGTCCGCGGCCCTGGTCCAAACCCAGACGGTTCACGTCGAGGACAGGCTTTGTTTTAGGGAGTctggcaggtgagagagagatgggagttaCTGTAATGCGTTTGTTGAACTAAGTTCATCAATTGTTCTGTCACACCTTTCGTGCTAAATATGAGTTCACTTTAGAAATACTACTGTCCAATTTCCTGAACACTGATTCAATCTAATCCTGGAGGAAATTGCCCTTCAGTGGAGAATCTCCAGCAGGTTGAATCAATAAAAATGTTGTGAACCCAGTTGATCCTATATCATTTGAATTTCCTTTCCTTTGATACTTTTTGAATAACCCCAACTCACCAAGCAAAGGTCTTTCTTGTTTTAAATATCATGCTGACAGATCTTTACCAGTTCTTACCTGAAGGACTGGGAGTACTGGCGGCGCACATGCAGCtccggggtggagggggcgctGGTGGAGTGGGCCTGGCGCAGGGCCATGTTCTTGATGGAGGGGAAGTGGGAGGGGAGAGCCCTGATGTCTGGACACACAAGAGGTCCGACTGGACTGCTACTTTCAGAGAAAAGGGTTAGGAAAGGACAAAACACATTTAGGTTTTTGCCCTCAATATCAACATCAGTGGTACATCTATGAGCAAGTTAGTATATGTTATTCATTTAACAGATCCTTCATCCGACATTCAATAGTCCATATAAAGATATAGAAACATCCGGTCCTACCTGGACCGGCTGCTGCTGGGTGAGGGAGGCTTGTTGGGCTTTTGGTAGGGCTGGTCCAGGCTGGACTCTCTCCAGGGGGAGTTCTGGATGGGAGAGCACTGGTCCTCCATACTGGAGCTGGAGCTCAGGATCTGGCCTGAGGACTGCTGGAGAGAGCCCTGCAGGGACTGGAGGGAATCTGAGGAGGGAGAGCCCGATGCTGGGGGGGAGTGAGGACTGCAGTCTGTGTCTGTAGGACAGAAAAAAGATGAGAGGATGGTTGCATTGGCTGCATGCTGTGTTGAAACATCAATATATTATTCCATGGACAATCTTTGCATGTATGTACCATCATCCAAGGCCACCACGTCAGACAGGGAGCTGTCGTCGGACATGCAAGGATCTGAGGAAAGAGGAAAAAGTATAAAGATCAGCATGCGTATACAGTATATCAGGTATTTGTTGGCTAATTAGCCTGATGTTAGCTCATTAGCCTATTGTTAGATAATTCGTTTTTAACGTTTTTAAAGCATCTTGTGTCCCTGTTTTTGTTTCAAATCAGCTTTTGTCAATTCGAGCAAGCGAAGCATAGAGTCCCCGCAGTGCACATTTCAGCCTGAGGGGGACAGTGTTACCCACCTGTGTGACTGGCTCTGGCGATGGTTCTTGGGGAGGCGCATTCGTGCCTTATCCTGTGCTGAAAGACCGCCTCCTGCAGGTCcttcaccttcctctcctccctcttgcaCTGCTGCAGACGGTTCTTCCTCACAGACTTGCTCAGGCTGTCCTCCTGGGAGAGGCGCCGCGCCGCGTCGAAGATCTGCAGCTGCAGGGCGAGGTTGGCCTGCAGGGAGTGGAGCtctgggtcctggagggggagggaggggaggagacgaggGCGCAAAGGGGTGAAGGGGGTCAGATGGTCTGGGTGTGACGACTGGGACGTGAAAGAGATTTGTTTTTCAAGTTTCCAGTGTATTCTCTGTTTTTAACCAAAGTGCTTCCACAAAGCGAATGATCGTTTCCCCGTACCTCTCCGTCCTTGTGTATCAGGCCCGTGTCGACTTTGAAGGCAGCTCCAATTCTCCTGCGAACGCGAGGGGCCTTCTCATCGGGCATTAAAGGGTAATCTGAGGACAGCTTTCCTGTCAGCTCCTGAAAATGGAATCAAACCCAAAGTCAGATCAAGTATGCACTGAGGCATTTAAGCTGACCTTGCTTAGTGGTTACCGACACCGAATAAGATAGCTACTTTCACATAACCCCTCATCCCTTTACATGCTACCAGATGTATCAACACAAATGTCAATGACTACAATGAAAACTTGCAACAAGATCTGGGGTCACCAAAAAGTGCTATGAGGTTGATTCTGTAAAGGGACATGATGGTTGTACTCACAGCCTCCCGGACACAGAGTTTCTTGAGCTCCAGCAGGCACAGCTCCAGGCGGTCCTCCAGGGACTGCTGTTTCATCTTCATGGCCCGGGTGGTCAGGTCCTTCACTGGGGACGTGGGGCTGTCTGGACCTGGGACACATGTCAGGTCAGTTTGATGTTTCTCACGCTGAGGAGGATTTAGATACTTTGGAGATGTCCTTTAAGTTTGATATATACATTTCGGATTCAAAGTAGTTTAACCAGAATTGATTTTACTAGGGTTAGTTTGCGTTTATATTTGATACAGGTCAAATAACATTaacaaatatatacagtaccagtcaaaagtttgtacacatataaaaaaaaatacaaaaatgaacaATGGTGCTAAGAAAGTTCATGTAGTTGTGCTTACCAGAGTGTAGGATGATGCCGCTGTCCGTGTCGCTGATCTCCTCCTTGCTCTCCATTGCTGAGGTCATCATGTTCAGGGTTTCTCCACAGTGTAGAAAACAATACCTGTTTGAGTGCAAGAGCTTGGTCAGATCTATATCTCATTAGTCACTCAGAATGAGGGCAAGCCCTACAGAGGAACCACAGACCACAGTCACAGGAtcgactctctccccctcttgttGCTATTCCTTTTCCTAACAATGGTGAAATAATGCTGACTGACTCTGAGCACAGATCCTTTCCCTCCACCAGTGcaacccccatctcctcctccttccccctctgacccccccccccttcccatccccccgcatacacacactccccagtCACAAAGGCattagctcccccccccccccccccccccaatcttgACTCGGCACATGTGCGGGAGGTTAATCCGAATCGGGGCGCCATGGAGACGGGGGCATGCCGCTGCTGtccggggtggtgggggggggggtccgggggagtgtgtatgtgtcgcCATGAGGCGTGTCAGGGAGTGTGCAGGGGAGCGATGCTCCCAAAAGAAAGCAGATGGCTGCAGGGGAGCTGGCCCTCTGTGGACTGCACCTGTTCTCCCCACACGGCCCCTCCCAAAGCTCCCATTCAACCAGT
This genomic window contains:
- the inavaa gene encoding innate immunity activator protein — translated: MMTSAMESKEEISDTDSGIILHSGPDSPTSPVKDLTTRAMKMKQQSLEDRLELCLLELKKLCVREAELTGKLSSDYPLMPDEKAPRVRRRIGAAFKVDTGLIHKDGEDPELHSLQANLALQLQIFDAARRLSQEDSLSKSVRKNRLQQCKREERKVKDLQEAVFQHRIRHECASPRTIARASHTDPCMSDDSSLSDVVALDDDTDCSPHSPPASGSPSSDSLQSLQGSLQQSSGQILSSSSSMEDQCSPIQNSPWRESSLDQPYQKPNKPPSPSSSRSSSPVGPLVCPDIRALPSHFPSIKNMALRQAHSTSAPSTPELHVRRQYSQSFRLPKTKPVLDVNRLGLDQGRGRARLPQRRRVPEVLVRSPEYSPQRLYQSSSEDSSSEHSLPSHASSPSRDNHPTEIPKLCPPPYGFHFGARNSVCPSSFNPSPTLSKNNQPQSSPSYCRAVMEESPLSPCSPQDLDVRKLYMSPPPSVARIHQQRAYPQQDRPSAPPQKVHKPPPPYTRLVRTPSLREYPNHAFRVLPRDMVCAELKSWHQRNQFEKSGQGMLERQGSFRVTSPISPHLPPFKQEIPGKLILQRAPDGTPVQWFVEEDAEIVSQV